A region of the Bacillus sp. NP247 genome:
TGTTCCTGAATCTTTTGTTGAGAAGAATGGGTCAAAGATATATTCTTGAATAGCTGGAGGAATACCAGTTCCGTTATCTGTGAAAGTAATCCGAACAAAGTTATCTAGGCGATAACTAGTGATTTGAATAGAAAGAGGTTTTTCGCCTTGAGCATCAACAGCGTTTTGAAATAGGTTTAAAAACACTTGAACAAGTTCATGGCGATCAATATGGACTAAAATATCATCTAATTCATTAGAAAAATTATAATCAATTGAAATGTTATGCAAGAAGACCTCACTTGCTAGTAGCTGTTGAATATATTCACGTAAAAATGTATTAATGGGAAACGGTTCTCTTTTAAATTCGCGTGTTTTCGATATAGATAAAAATTTTGTAATAATACTATTTGCACGATCTAATTCAGGAATAAGTAAGTTTTTAAATAATTCTTTATTTGATGGAGACACGCTCTCTTGTAAAAATTGTAAGTATCCCCGTACTGTTGTAAGAGGGTTGCGTACTTCATGTGCAATCCCGGCGGCGATTCGTCCTGCTAATGAAAATTTCTCTGCATCACGTTCTGTGTTTAAATAATGAAAAACGCTAATAACTCTAAAAATTTCTCCATTATAATCGCGAATAATTCGATTATTAATAATGCCATAGTTTTTGTCTAAAACCTCTTCATTATATATTTCGATTCCTGTTTTTAAGGTTTCAATAGCTTTAATTTTTTCTTCAGGTAAGTTAAGCAATTGTTGAATTGGCTTTCCAATTATTTCGTTTCGTATTACACCAAAATCATCTGCAGCAGCTTGATTACATAATGTAATATTCCCTGTATTATCAATAAAGGTTACATGATGTGAAAAAGCATCAAAAATATGAACAAAGTGTTTTTCAAGTTGTTCAAATAAAAATAATGAATCGCAAGTAAGTTGAAAATCAGCTTCTTTATTCTCTTTTCGTATGCTTTGAATAAAAT
Encoded here:
- a CDS encoding ATP-binding protein, whose translation is MLPTDDILSHEKRIEELENKVRFYEELVNQLPHHFTYKNPLIGLQIKKTRTNHFIQSIRKENKEADFQLTCDSLFLFEQLEKHFVHIFDAFSHHVTFIDNTGNITLCNQAAADDFGVIRNEIIGKPIQQLLNLPEEKIKAIETLKTGIEIYNEEVLDKNYGIINNRIIRDYNGEIFRVISVFHYLNTERDAEKFSLAGRIAAGIAHEVRNPLTTVRGYLQFLQESVSPSNKELFKNLLIPELDRANSIITKFLSISKTREFKREPFPINTFLREYIQQLLASEVFLHNISIDYNFSNELDDILVHIDRHELVQVFLNLFQNAVDAQGEKPLSIQITSYRLDNFVRITFTDNGTGIPPAIQEYIFDPFFSTKDSGTGLGLSVTKKIIQNHNGTLKMTSNPAGTTFIISIPTLSKTNHERMNQYK